In Bacillota bacterium, the following proteins share a genomic window:
- a CDS encoding carbohydrate ABC transporter permease, whose protein sequence is MQKKTKLKIKRVLLGKSLSEGLIGKTILYIILMIIGFVYLYPVIKMFTYSIKDLADLVNPIVEWIPTKIYLENYRTSFVVLNYGRTLLFSLSVTLIPAIFQTITTSITGYALAKFQMKFKKVIIILILITYLVPTQVYMIPKYLLFDRLGILETAWSVIFPATFGQGLSSAIFILIFYQFFRMQPIALDESAEIDGANPYQVFFKIGVPLALPAYITSFLFSFVWYWNETYMSSLFLGPNLYTLQLKLLNFSSQFSLAEGISQTAVNEAIKFSATILIIAPVLIVYLIMQKWFVEGIDRTGVTGE, encoded by the coding sequence ATGCAAAAAAAGACAAAACTAAAAATTAAACGCGTTCTTTTAGGAAAAAGTTTAAGTGAAGGATTAATTGGAAAAACCATTTTATACATCATTTTAATGATTATTGGGTTTGTGTATTTGTATCCAGTTATTAAAATGTTTACTTACAGTATTAAAGATTTAGCGGATTTAGTGAATCCAATCGTTGAGTGGATTCCAACGAAAATCTATTTAGAAAATTATCGCACTTCTTTTGTTGTTTTGAATTATGGTAGAACACTTCTATTTAGTTTATCAGTTACATTGATTCCAGCCATTTTTCAAACAATCACAACAAGCATTACGGGATACGCGTTGGCGAAATTTCAAATGAAGTTTAAAAAAGTGATTATTATCCTAATATTAATAACCTACTTAGTGCCAACTCAAGTATATATGATTCCAAAATATTTATTGTTTGATCGTTTAGGAATTCTTGAGACTGCTTGGTCGGTTATATTCCCCGCAACATTTGGGCAAGGATTATCTTCAGCAATTTTCATATTAATATTTTATCAATTTTTCAGGATGCAACCCATTGCTTTGGATGAATCAGCTGAGATTGATGGAGCGAATCCTTATCAAGTCTTCTTTAAAATAGGTGTGCCTTTGGCACTACCGGCTTATATCACTTCATTTTTATTTTCATTTGTATGGTATTGGAATGAAACTTACATGTCTTCGTTATTTTTAGGCCCCAATCTATACACGTTACAATTAAAATTACTTAATTTTTCATCTCAGTTTTCGTTAGCAGAAGGAATTAGTCAAACTGCGGTGAATGAGGCTATTAAGTTTAGTGCAACCATTTTAATCATTGCCCCTGTTTTGATTGTATATCTCATTATGCAAAAATGGTTCGTTGAAGGAATTGACCGAACCGGTGTTACAGGAGAATAG
- a CDS encoding sugar ABC transporter permease — MTKKPMNRNLRQNLVGWSFLSIWVIGFLVFTLYPILISFYYSFATVTLDPEGIQATLNGFENYRRIFTSAEGFSFLQSVSDFAIEILFKVPIITVFAIIIAVMLNQKMKLRGLFRGIYFLPVIIASGPVINQLVNQGAATIPLVEQMGIINLINETFTESLARPIANIFSELIVILWFSGVQILLFIAALQKIDRATYEAAMIDGAGPWESFWKITMPSLKSMVMVSVVFTIINLATFSENEAIGHIKNNMFLNGFGFSSAIAWVYFLALAIILGIAALVLGAFSKDKVRR; from the coding sequence ATGACTAAAAAACCAATGAATCGAAATCTTCGTCAAAATTTAGTGGGTTGGTCTTTTCTTTCCATATGGGTTATCGGATTTTTAGTGTTTACTTTGTATCCAATATTAATATCATTTTATTACAGTTTTGCAACGGTTACGTTAGACCCAGAAGGAATCCAAGCGACTTTAAATGGCTTTGAAAACTATCGAAGGATTTTTACTTCAGCTGAAGGCTTTAGTTTCTTACAATCGGTTAGTGACTTTGCGATTGAAATTTTATTTAAAGTTCCAATTATCACTGTGTTCGCTATTATCATTGCAGTTATGTTAAATCAAAAAATGAAATTAAGAGGACTCTTTAGAGGAATATATTTTCTACCAGTCATTATTGCTTCTGGTCCAGTAATTAACCAATTAGTAAATCAAGGAGCCGCAACAATTCCTTTGGTAGAACAGATGGGGATTATTAATTTAATTAATGAAACTTTTACTGAAAGTTTGGCAAGACCTATCGCAAACATTTTCTCTGAATTAATCGTTATCTTATGGTTTTCTGGAGTTCAAATATTATTGTTTATTGCAGCACTTCAAAAAATTGATAGAGCCACTTATGAAGCCGCAATGATTGACGGGGCCGGACCTTGGGAATCTTTTTGGAAGATTACCATGCCATCTCTGAAAAGCATGGTAATGGTATCTGTCGTTTTCACCATTATTAATCTTGCGACATTCTCTGAAAATGAGGCGATTGGTCACATTAAAAATAACATGTTTTTAAATGGATTTGGTTTTTCATCAGCAATTGCTTGGGTGTATTTTCTTGCGCTTGCTATTATTTTAGGAATTGCAGCACTTGTACTTGGTGCGTTCTCGAAAGATAAGGTGAGAAGATAA
- a CDS encoding DUF1282 family protein: MKKILIVINLMLLCFLFIPSSFVLADTVFYENEYPYDTFTVDYEGNLTFTQTAYTPVGVLNRDVVLLNPEDLYVKDDLVYIADTGNHRVVVLDYSGNVILEIGADVLNQPTGIHVSLEDYLYVADKGNQLVYKFDLDGTLIRTFGRPTEPLFGSGSPYVPIKVVVGSGENIYVIGDGSTSGVIQLNYDGSFLGYFGVNLSNKSVIERIADLFVLPGEYARNMPPSPTNIAINPKSLVYTSTPNTMYALKKLDVNGNDILTASNYNVEQNVVDLTVNTEGYLYGIYDDGLIVEYDPSGNLLFAFDVMKSNSNVLGLIQSPSAIQIDDYNNLFVLDMGKNEVVVYQPSSFATLVHEAIDMYNQGKYLESTLLFESILDQNNNFALAHSALGKAYYQDELFDKALEEYLLANDLPGYTETYWKIRDIWLKDNLSLVFSLILGFIFVFQIVKVVNKKTQVFATVNHQSKRFFSLPSVRKFTLIFYVTKHPIDAYYEIKRKKRSDVLTSVIILLVLFIEYLCLLKFTGFVFNHYADNINLFFEAIKFFGVIGLFIFSNYLIATLSDGEGWLKDVFIASVYALSPLLLGIIPLIILSNILTLNESVLYDLFLYFIIIYTLVLVFLGIKEIHNYEIKETIKNLLLTIFTMFIIILILFIIYVFGSQLWDFISSWTKEVFFRVFK, encoded by the coding sequence ATGAAAAAAATTCTTATTGTCATTAACCTTATGCTTCTTTGTTTTCTATTCATCCCTTCTAGCTTTGTTTTAGCTGATACAGTATTTTATGAAAACGAATATCCTTATGATACGTTTACAGTAGATTATGAAGGTAATTTAACGTTCACACAAACTGCTTATACACCAGTTGGTGTCTTAAACCGTGATGTTGTGTTGTTAAATCCTGAAGATCTATACGTAAAAGACGACCTTGTTTATATTGCTGATACGGGAAATCATCGTGTTGTTGTGCTTGATTATTCAGGAAATGTAATCTTGGAAATTGGTGCAGATGTTTTAAACCAACCTACCGGAATTCATGTATCTCTCGAAGACTATCTTTATGTTGCAGACAAGGGAAATCAATTAGTATATAAGTTTGATTTAGATGGAACCTTGATAAGAACATTTGGACGACCAACGGAACCGTTATTCGGAAGTGGATCGCCTTATGTTCCGATTAAAGTAGTAGTCGGAAGTGGAGAAAACATTTACGTAATTGGGGATGGGTCAACAAGTGGAGTCATTCAATTAAATTATGATGGATCCTTTTTAGGCTATTTTGGAGTTAATCTTTCAAACAAATCCGTTATCGAACGGATTGCAGATCTATTTGTTTTACCAGGAGAATATGCAAGAAATATGCCACCTTCTCCTACAAATATTGCGATTAATCCCAAGTCGCTGGTTTATACTTCTACACCAAATACGATGTATGCATTAAAGAAACTAGATGTGAATGGGAACGATATTTTAACCGCTTCCAATTATAATGTTGAACAAAATGTTGTGGATTTAACGGTAAATACTGAAGGATATCTTTATGGTATTTATGATGATGGATTGATTGTAGAATACGATCCTTCAGGGAACCTATTGTTTGCGTTTGATGTAATGAAATCCAACTCAAATGTTTTGGGATTAATTCAAAGCCCATCTGCCATTCAAATAGATGATTACAATAATCTATTTGTACTTGATATGGGAAAAAATGAAGTTGTCGTTTATCAACCTTCCAGTTTTGCAACTTTGGTTCATGAAGCCATTGATATGTATAATCAAGGAAAGTATTTAGAAAGCACCTTGCTCTTTGAATCAATCTTAGATCAAAACAATAATTTTGCGTTGGCTCATAGTGCTCTTGGAAAAGCGTATTATCAAGACGAGCTTTTTGATAAAGCATTAGAAGAATATCTTCTTGCAAATGATTTGCCAGGCTATACAGAAACCTATTGGAAAATTAGAGACATCTGGCTAAAGGATAATTTAAGCCTTGTTTTTAGTTTAATACTTGGATTCATTTTTGTTTTTCAAATTGTAAAAGTTGTTAATAAAAAAACTCAAGTGTTTGCAACAGTAAATCACCAATCAAAGAGATTTTTTAGTCTTCCGTCTGTCAGGAAATTTACCTTGATTTTCTATGTAACAAAACACCCAATTGATGCTTATTATGAAATAAAAAGAAAAAAACGATCAGATGTTTTAACTAGCGTAATTATATTACTTGTCTTGTTTATTGAGTATTTATGTTTACTTAAATTTACTGGATTTGTCTTTAATCATTATGCTGATAATATTAATCTTTTCTTTGAAGCAATCAAGTTTTTTGGTGTGATTGGATTGTTCATCTTTTCAAATTATTTAATTGCTACTTTGTCGGATGGAGAAGGATGGCTTAAGGATGTCTTCATTGCAAGCGTATATGCGTTAAGTCCCTTATTGTTAGGAATTATTCCACTTATCATTTTATCAAACATCTTAACTCTTAATGAATCTGTCTTATACGATTTATTTCTATATTTTATTATTATTTATACGTTAGTCTTGGTATTTTTAGGAATCAAAGAAATTCACAATTACGAAATTAAAGAAACAATAAAAAATCTTTTACTGACTATTTTTACCATGTTTATTATCATTTTAATTTTATTTATCATTTACGTGTTTGGTTCTCAACTTTGGGACTTTATTTCGTCTTGGACTAAGGAGGTGTTCTTCCGTGTATTCAAATAA
- a CDS encoding carbohydrate ABC transporter permease, whose translation MRKQKFQGTKINPKRFHKSQIRYILIIMPIALFMLLPLVYIFNHAFKPLEELFYYPPRFFVEQPTLGNFVSLFQVTGSSGIPMSRYLFNSIIVTGLVLFASVLISTMAGYALSKLNFKMKKTINEINTIALMFVGIAVMIPRYLIIEKLGLIDNFFVHVLPYLAVPVGLFLVKQFIDQIPNELIDASRIDGATEWQIYHKIILPLIKPAIATIVILSFQTVWNSADTSTTYINNDVLKTFAFYMNTLTANSNGVAGQGMAAAASLIMFLPNLIIFILMQSKVMDTMAHSGIK comes from the coding sequence ATGAGAAAACAAAAATTCCAAGGAACTAAAATCAATCCGAAGAGATTCCATAAGAGCCAAATACGTTATATTTTAATTATTATGCCAATAGCATTATTTATGTTACTTCCTCTAGTCTATATCTTTAACCATGCTTTTAAACCATTAGAAGAATTGTTTTATTATCCTCCAAGATTTTTTGTGGAACAACCAACCTTAGGAAACTTTGTTAGTTTATTTCAAGTAACCGGATCTTCAGGAATTCCAATGAGTAGGTATTTATTCAACAGTATTATTGTCACGGGATTAGTCTTGTTTGCATCCGTTTTGATTTCAACCATGGCAGGATACGCTTTATCTAAATTGAATTTTAAGATGAAAAAAACCATTAACGAAATCAATACAATTGCGTTAATGTTTGTAGGAATCGCTGTTATGATTCCTAGGTATTTAATTATTGAAAAACTTGGTTTAATAGATAACTTTTTTGTACATGTTCTTCCATACTTAGCAGTTCCAGTTGGTTTATTTTTGGTGAAACAATTCATTGATCAGATACCAAATGAATTGATTGATGCTTCTAGAATCGATGGAGCTACAGAGTGGCAAATTTATCATAAAATTATTTTACCTTTGATAAAACCTGCCATTGCCACGATTGTTATTTTATCGTTTCAAACCGTTTGGAATTCTGCGGATACATCAACTACTTATATAAACAATGATGTTTTAAAAACATTTGCTTTTTACATGAACACATTAACTGCGAATTCGAATGGAGTTGCGGGTCAAGGGATGGCAGCTGCTGCGTCACTTATTATGTTTTTGCCAAATCTCATTATCTTTATTTTAATGCAATCTAAAGTGATGGATACAATGGCACATTCAGGAATCAAGTAG
- a CDS encoding sugar ABC transporter permease, producing the protein MFSIFIVIPVIAAIYLSFTYFDTVRAPILIGFGNYINILTNDDVFMQYVIPNTLKYAIIVGPGGYILSFLLAWMLAQLAPRIRTVLALIIYSPSLTSGVTMGVLWRVIFAGDNTGYLNSVLLNLGIIVEPIIWLQSQDFLLTIMIVVTLWSSMGVGFLAMLAGILNVNQELYEAGYIDGIKNKFQEMIYITIPSIKPQMLFGAVMAIVGTFSASGIGVALSGSNPTPQYAGQLIVNHIEYYGFYKYEMGYAAALSVILLLIVYLFSRFAFKLFGSKDE; encoded by the coding sequence ATGTTTTCAATCTTCATAGTCATTCCAGTCATTGCTGCTATTTATTTATCGTTTACCTATTTTGATACGGTAAGAGCTCCAATCTTGATTGGCTTTGGAAACTACATCAACATTTTGACGAATGATGATGTGTTTATGCAATATGTCATTCCTAACACGCTCAAATACGCTATTATTGTTGGGCCTGGCGGCTATATTTTATCTTTTTTGCTTGCTTGGATGTTAGCTCAACTCGCTCCAAGAATTAGAACGGTTTTAGCTTTGATTATATACTCACCTTCTTTGACATCGGGAGTTACGATGGGCGTTTTATGGCGAGTCATTTTTGCGGGAGATAATACCGGATATCTAAATAGTGTTTTGCTCAATTTAGGAATTATTGTTGAACCGATTATTTGGCTTCAGTCTCAGGATTTCTTATTAACAATTATGATTGTTGTAACGCTTTGGAGTTCAATGGGAGTTGGATTTTTAGCAATGCTTGCAGGTATCTTAAATGTGAACCAAGAACTTTATGAAGCGGGATATATTGACGGTATTAAGAATAAGTTTCAAGAAATGATTTATATTACCATTCCTTCAATAAAACCTCAAATGTTATTTGGGGCAGTCATGGCAATTGTTGGAACCTTTTCTGCTTCAGGAATAGGGGTGGCGCTTTCTGGCTCGAATCCGACACCACAATATGCAGGGCAATTAATCGTAAATCACATTGAATATTATGGTTTTTATAAATATGAAATGGGATATGCGGCAGCTCTTTCGGTGATTTTATTATTGATTGTTTATTTGTTTAGTCGATTTGCTTTTAAACTGTTTGGAAGTAAAGACGAATGA
- a CDS encoding extracellular solute-binding protein translates to MRKSFILVLFLFMGIVNLSMHLVFADTVIEDTDTSLLLTGNYKEMLSSWENEEFLDNSNFTSTILPSDFSGLALTSIENSFDYTSPVYEWIDETKINFTVSTDSKGLYQFALDFYSLSEDYLDLEMMIYVNGEIQYTEASQIILYKLWENESQEFSIDRYGNDFYGNILQVSSWIRQDFFDPMGLFSQPLLFLLEEGENEITFERIKGDFLVGDVFVSGKEQSVSYEEYINGGIVSTSEFFEEVEAELPKIKNSSSIQAGISRSVYVTPFSVRYLKLNMLSGATFNSERESVTYEVVVEQAGYYYLTFKVLQSSMVNGVVYRTLRINGEVPFEEAYSLPIEYDNSWQNYTVGQDAPYLIYFEEGVNEVSLSVNLSPYMEAYFEIQDILKYVNQLTLSIKKLTGNQIDEDRDWEITEFLPTIVSDLNEIANVLEYYQSYLAQLSKTNKLSEAESSIKIAIRNLRYLADNPNDIPKNLSLLSTSSSSVAATLGNTISLILNSSLDMDKFYVHTSFDLPKANSNFFVRVWVNIQRFFISFFDQRFSSDIAEDELEVWINRPKQYVDLIQKMIDDTFTVDTSIKVKVSVMAAEGKLILANSAKTNPDVALGVASWLPYDLGIRGAIQDLTAFIDDEDFATVIGYYQAESLIPLMYDSGLYGLPDTENFYVLFYRTDILSALNLEVPSTWDDVTEMMPILKRYGMNFYLPLSSATSLKSFDATLPFLFQYGSSIYSEDSFTVSLDNEETVNALEMMTELYTIYSVDVTVSSFYNDFRLGLCPIGVGDFGMYTTLLNAAPDIQGLWKIALLPGIEQEDSTIDRSATGAQTANMIFKNTDKLNESWEFLKWWSSTDTQSTFSSLLLSTLGKEYLWNSANVEAFQTLNMNADDLAIVLEQWTYLKELPKVPGSYQVELEISNLWNSVVINRENLRVGLNDGIIKMNKEIMKKMSEFGYVDKYGNIIMAYEKASLSQIEEWLSLTGSDSSE, encoded by the coding sequence GTGAGGAAAAGTTTCATTCTAGTCCTTTTCCTTTTCATGGGGATTGTCAATCTATCGATGCATTTAGTATTTGCAGATACAGTAATTGAAGACACAGATACAAGTCTTTTGCTGACTGGTAATTACAAAGAAATGCTTTCTTCATGGGAAAATGAAGAATTTTTAGACAACTCCAATTTCACTTCTACAATCCTTCCATCTGACTTTTCGGGGTTAGCTCTTACTAGTATTGAAAATAGTTTTGATTATACATCACCAGTATATGAATGGATTGATGAGACGAAAATTAACTTTACGGTTTCAACTGATTCTAAAGGCCTCTATCAATTTGCTTTGGATTTTTATTCTTTATCTGAGGATTACTTGGATTTAGAAATGATGATTTATGTGAATGGAGAAATTCAATATACCGAAGCTTCACAAATTATTTTATATAAACTTTGGGAAAATGAAAGTCAAGAATTTTCAATTGATCGATATGGAAATGACTTTTATGGAAACATCTTGCAAGTAAGTAGTTGGATTCGTCAAGACTTTTTTGACCCTATGGGACTCTTTTCACAGCCATTACTCTTTTTATTAGAAGAAGGAGAAAATGAAATTACGTTTGAACGAATCAAAGGCGATTTTTTAGTGGGGGATGTATTTGTTTCGGGAAAAGAACAATCTGTTTCCTATGAAGAATATATTAATGGAGGAATTGTTTCTACAAGCGAATTTTTCGAAGAAGTTGAAGCAGAACTTCCTAAGATTAAAAATTCTTCAAGTATTCAAGCAGGAATTTCTAGAAGCGTTTATGTGACTCCTTTTTCAGTTCGATATTTAAAATTAAATATGCTTTCTGGGGCGACATTTAATTCAGAAAGAGAATCTGTTACTTATGAAGTTGTGGTCGAACAGGCAGGATACTATTATTTAACATTTAAAGTGCTACAGTCTTCTATGGTAAATGGAGTTGTTTATAGGACACTTAGAATCAATGGAGAAGTTCCTTTTGAAGAAGCCTACTCTTTGCCAATTGAATACGATAATTCTTGGCAAAATTATACAGTAGGGCAAGATGCTCCTTATCTTATATATTTTGAAGAAGGGGTAAATGAAGTATCTTTATCGGTTAATTTAAGTCCTTATATGGAGGCATACTTCGAAATTCAGGATATTTTAAAATATGTGAATCAATTAACATTAAGCATCAAAAAATTAACCGGAAATCAAATCGATGAAGATAGAGATTGGGAAATAACCGAATTTTTACCAACAATCGTTTCTGATTTAAATGAAATTGCAAATGTATTAGAGTACTACCAAAGTTATTTAGCACAATTATCAAAGACAAATAAACTATCAGAGGCTGAATCAAGTATAAAAATAGCCATTCGGAATTTAAGATATCTTGCGGATAATCCAAATGACATTCCTAAGAATCTTTCTTTGCTTTCGACATCATCCTCTTCGGTGGCTGCTACCCTTGGAAATACAATTTCTTTAATTCTAAATAGTTCACTTGATATGGATAAGTTTTATGTACATACATCGTTTGATCTGCCCAAGGCGAATTCCAATTTCTTTGTTAGAGTGTGGGTAAACATACAACGATTCTTTATTTCATTTTTTGATCAACGATTTTCGAGCGATATCGCCGAAGATGAATTAGAAGTTTGGATTAATCGACCGAAACAATACGTAGATTTGATTCAAAAAATGATTGATGACACATTCACAGTAGATACTTCTATTAAAGTAAAAGTATCGGTGATGGCAGCAGAAGGAAAATTAATTCTCGCGAATTCAGCGAAAACAAATCCAGATGTCGCATTAGGTGTTGCATCTTGGTTGCCTTATGATTTAGGGATTAGAGGAGCCATTCAAGATTTAACTGCCTTTATTGATGATGAAGATTTTGCAACAGTTATAGGGTACTATCAAGCAGAATCTTTAATTCCTTTAATGTATGATTCTGGATTATATGGATTACCAGATACAGAAAATTTCTATGTATTATTTTATAGAACCGATATCTTAAGTGCGTTAAATCTTGAAGTTCCATCTACTTGGGACGATGTTACAGAAATGATGCCTATATTAAAACGATATGGAATGAATTTTTATCTACCTCTTTCCAGCGCAACATCTTTAAAATCATTTGATGCAACTCTTCCTTTCTTATTTCAATATGGATCCTCTATTTATTCGGAAGATTCTTTTACTGTGTCACTTGATAACGAAGAAACGGTAAATGCTTTAGAAATGATGACAGAGCTTTATACCATTTATAGTGTTGACGTGACTGTTTCAAGTTTTTATAATGATTTTCGTCTTGGACTTTGTCCTATTGGTGTAGGTGACTTTGGAATGTATACAACATTACTAAATGCAGCACCAGACATCCAAGGACTTTGGAAAATAGCTTTGCTTCCAGGAATAGAACAAGAAGACTCAACGATTGATCGCAGTGCAACAGGTGCGCAAACGGCAAATATGATTTTTAAAAACACCGATAAACTAAACGAATCATGGGAATTTTTGAAATGGTGGTCTTCGACAGATACTCAATCCACTTTTTCTTCTTTACTCTTATCTACTTTAGGAAAAGAGTACCTATGGAACAGCGCCAATGTTGAAGCGTTTCAAACTTTAAACATGAACGCTGATGATTTAGCTATCGTTTTGGAGCAATGGACTTATTTAAAAGAATTACCAAAGGTTCCCGGCTCTTATCAAGTGGAACTTGAAATATCCAATTTATGGAATAGCGTGGTCATAAATCGAGAAAATTTAAGAGTTGGTTTAAATGATGGCATTATTAAAATGAATAAAGAAATCATGAAAAAAATGTCTGAATTTGGATACGTAGATAAATATGGAAATATTATAATGGCTTATGAAAAGGCGTCTCTTTCTCAAATTGAAGAGTGGCTTTCTTTGACGGGAAGTGATTCTTCTGAATAG